A part of Streptomyces sp. NBC_01210 genomic DNA contains:
- a CDS encoding DUF5984 family protein, with amino-acid sequence MIHTAPAIRFRFGLTPLEMVRPWGGEHPELHWFALTEGWYCVDLGGHEVLRYSERTVHELRDDRDAEPPNPYVDYYVVRLWEDVIALVSEAMEPVPQDLVDVAADISPDWAWLDTPEAEAALTWHSAGYLYTSYLRIAPHVRCWRTIAGEDDAVTVAWEHRADPEGVIEFAGPQTGRVTMPTSEFLAAVTELDLALFAAMDQRISELEEAGPPHGVQLDTEQLRRQHRDRATWLQRARDRDPGTDWDVVRVGARMLLAPRAAEED; translated from the coding sequence GTGATCCATACCGCGCCCGCGATTCGCTTCCGCTTCGGACTGACTCCGCTGGAGATGGTCAGGCCGTGGGGCGGGGAGCATCCCGAACTCCACTGGTTCGCGCTGACCGAGGGCTGGTACTGCGTCGACCTGGGCGGCCATGAAGTGCTGCGTTACTCCGAGCGCACTGTCCACGAACTTCGGGACGACAGGGATGCCGAGCCACCCAACCCTTATGTGGACTACTACGTCGTCCGACTCTGGGAAGACGTGATCGCGCTCGTGTCGGAGGCGATGGAACCGGTGCCACAGGATTTGGTGGACGTCGCGGCTGACATCTCGCCGGACTGGGCCTGGCTGGACACGCCGGAGGCTGAGGCGGCGTTGACCTGGCACAGCGCGGGCTACCTGTACACCAGCTACCTCCGCATCGCCCCGCACGTACGCTGCTGGCGCACCATCGCCGGCGAGGACGACGCCGTGACCGTCGCTTGGGAGCACCGGGCGGACCCTGAAGGCGTGATCGAGTTCGCCGGCCCGCAGACGGGTCGGGTGACCATGCCGACGAGCGAGTTCCTCGCCGCGGTGACCGAACTCGACCTGGCGCTGTTCGCCGCGATGGACCAGCGCATCAGCGAGCTGGAGGAGGCAGGCCCTCCGCACGGTGTCCAACTGGACACGGAGCAGTTGCGCCGTCAGCACAGGGACCGGGCGACCTGGCTGCAGCGTGCGCGGGACCGTGACCCGGGCACTGACTGGGACGTCGTACGGGTCGGTGCGCGCATGCTCCTTGCCCCGAGGGCGGCGGAGGAGGACTGA
- a CDS encoding TIGR03086 family metal-binding protein: protein MHMNQADVPASHADFARLRRLNAQAVRDSVNLIRRMTPGDLLRPTPCSAWTLTDLLAHMTAQHHGFAAAALGRGQDLSHWSVRPLGKDPVTQYGDAAEKVIAAFTTLESPDREFTLPEFTQARTFPAARAIGFHLIDYVVHSWDVASALGIAYTPGSELLQAALPIARAVPDGDSRLAPGSAFRPALAAGDGAGTLEKILAALGRSPDWHPPLPRQPRRPG from the coding sequence ATGCATATGAACCAAGCGGATGTGCCCGCATCGCACGCGGACTTCGCACGCCTCCGGCGCCTCAATGCCCAGGCAGTCAGGGACAGCGTGAACCTGATTCGCCGAATGACCCCCGGCGATCTCCTCAGGCCAACCCCCTGCTCGGCGTGGACACTGACCGATCTGCTCGCCCATATGACGGCTCAGCACCACGGATTCGCGGCAGCAGCGCTTGGGCGCGGGCAGGACCTGTCGCACTGGTCGGTCCGGCCGCTCGGCAAGGATCCCGTCACGCAATACGGCGACGCGGCCGAGAAGGTCATCGCCGCGTTCACGACCCTGGAGAGCCCCGACCGCGAGTTCACCCTCCCGGAATTCACCCAAGCTCGGACCTTCCCCGCCGCCCGCGCGATTGGCTTCCACCTCATCGACTACGTGGTGCACAGCTGGGACGTCGCCAGCGCCCTTGGTATCGCGTACACACCCGGCTCCGAACTCCTGCAGGCCGCCCTGCCGATAGCCCGCGCCGTCCCGGACGGCGACTCCCGGCTCGCGCCAGGCAGTGCCTTCCGACCGGCGCTCGCCGCGGGCGACGGCGCGGGCACACTGGAGAAGATCCTGGCGGCTCTCGGCCGCTCGCCGGACTGGCACCCCCCTCTTCCGCGACAACCACGCCGTCCCGGTTAG
- a CDS encoding ATP-binding protein, which translates to MPAVPAEVSVARKRATCILRDWGLHEDGLNTAALVISELVGNAARHAVPHSARTTVMLTRTGTTLALAVHDEHPFLPQALPAADPGQECGRGLMIVDSLAREAGGALQVRRVPARGKEVRALFPAADSTDTADLAACLADACPVMHFQRRSPGDRRAVHHG; encoded by the coding sequence GTGCCAGCGGTACCCGCCGAGGTCTCCGTCGCCCGAAAGAGGGCGACCTGCATCCTGCGGGACTGGGGGCTGCACGAGGACGGGCTGAACACGGCCGCGCTAGTGATCTCCGAGCTGGTCGGCAATGCCGCACGGCACGCCGTCCCACATTCGGCCAGAACCACGGTGATGCTCACCAGAACCGGGACGACGCTGGCGCTGGCTGTGCACGACGAACACCCCTTCCTGCCACAGGCCCTGCCCGCGGCCGATCCCGGACAGGAATGCGGACGGGGCCTGATGATCGTCGACAGCCTCGCCCGCGAGGCAGGCGGCGCATTGCAGGTACGCCGGGTGCCCGCGCGCGGCAAGGAAGTCCGGGCGCTCTTCCCCGCCGCCGACTCCACGGACACCGCGGACCTCGCGGCATGTCTGGCCGACGCATGCCCGGTGATGCACTTTCAACGACGAAGCCCAGGTGACCGCAGGGCTGTGCATCACGGCTGA
- a CDS encoding glycosyltransferase family 2 protein, with amino-acid sequence MTTVHTSVVVPCFNESEVIDAFHTALVAALESTGTAFEICYVDDGSSDHTRIHLRDLAAADSRVRYTSFSRNFGKESAMLAGLRMADGEVVVLMDADLQHPPELVPRMLELHRHGFDQVVARRDRVGEGAVRRTLSRAYYGLVRRFMEVEVVDGAGDFRLLSRRAVDAVLSLPESNRFSKGLFSWIGFDTVSFTYQNVERAAGQSKWGGRRLLNYGIDGLLSFNSRPLRMAIHTGLWLFLSALGYALWIIANVLLDGVDTPGYATLITAIVALSGIQLATLGVIGEYVGRIYHEAKRRPHYVVRETNVSHTAAASASELSDALSSSGVTRN; translated from the coding sequence ATGACAACGGTTCATACTTCGGTCGTCGTACCCTGCTTCAACGAGAGTGAAGTGATCGACGCTTTTCATACGGCGCTGGTCGCCGCTCTCGAGTCGACCGGTACCGCCTTCGAGATCTGTTACGTCGACGACGGCAGCAGCGATCACACCCGTATTCACCTCCGGGACCTTGCGGCAGCGGACTCCCGCGTGCGCTACACCTCCTTCAGCCGCAACTTCGGCAAGGAGTCGGCGATGCTCGCCGGGCTGAGGATGGCCGACGGCGAAGTGGTCGTCCTCATGGATGCCGATCTGCAGCACCCTCCGGAGCTGGTGCCCCGCATGCTGGAGCTGCATCGGCACGGCTTCGACCAAGTCGTCGCCCGGCGCGACCGTGTCGGAGAAGGCGCGGTTCGCAGGACGCTCAGCCGCGCGTACTACGGTCTGGTGCGCCGCTTCATGGAGGTCGAAGTCGTCGACGGGGCAGGCGACTTCCGGCTGCTGTCGCGCCGTGCTGTCGACGCCGTCCTCTCCCTTCCGGAGAGCAACCGATTCTCCAAGGGGCTCTTCTCCTGGATCGGCTTCGACACCGTCAGCTTCACCTACCAGAATGTGGAGCGGGCGGCCGGGCAGTCCAAGTGGGGCGGGCGGCGCCTGCTCAACTACGGCATCGACGGGCTGCTCTCCTTCAACAGCCGCCCACTGCGCATGGCGATACACACCGGACTCTGGCTCTTCCTGTCCGCCCTCGGCTATGCGCTGTGGATCATCGCGAACGTCTTGCTCGACGGGGTGGACACGCCCGGTTACGCCACCCTGATCACTGCCATCGTCGCACTCAGCGGCATCCAGCTCGCCACGCTCGGTGTCATCGGCGAGTACGTGGGACGTATCTATCACGAGGCGAAGCGGCGGCCGCACTATGTGGTCCGGGAGACAAACGTCTCCCACACGGCGGCCGCCTCCGCATCCGAGCTCAGCGACGCATTGTCGAGTAGCGGTGTCACCCGCAATTGA
- a CDS encoding transporter substrate-binding domain-containing protein: MAVTAALTACGPSSGEPHFLGAERVTVATHNDLPGISYSENYDRSGMDYLLFERVKEELGVPFSQPVDVSSGDRIAQLEDGTADMVIASFSITPERMRKVDFVGPYFKTRQGFLVGSNGWDITALEDLRGKRVCTWDGTTSQEALTNLKGMGVVVQVLDDASDCIEALVGGQVAAVSTDQAILYGFAQQHAADNLRVLPGLTIGAPQLYGIGLPKGHRADCRRLATWLKRFVGTSEWIGDIVTSLPGLPIADPGWISTHKPSGPSIDARSCRDKPSP, from the coding sequence GTGGCGGTCACCGCGGCCCTTACGGCCTGCGGCCCGTCGTCGGGGGAGCCACACTTCCTCGGTGCCGAGAGGGTCACCGTTGCCACGCACAACGATCTGCCGGGGATCTCCTATTCCGAGAACTATGACCGTTCGGGCATGGACTATCTGCTCTTCGAGCGCGTGAAGGAGGAATTGGGGGTCCCGTTCAGCCAGCCGGTCGACGTTTCGTCGGGGGACCGAATCGCTCAACTGGAGGACGGCACGGCGGACATGGTGATCGCCTCGTTCTCCATCACGCCGGAACGGATGCGCAAGGTTGATTTCGTCGGTCCCTATTTCAAGACTCGCCAGGGATTTCTCGTGGGCTCGAACGGCTGGGACATCACGGCACTTGAGGACCTGCGAGGCAAGCGGGTCTGCACCTGGGACGGCACCACGTCGCAGGAGGCGCTGACCAACCTCAAGGGGATGGGCGTGGTCGTGCAGGTCCTCGACGACGCCTCCGACTGCATCGAGGCTCTGGTGGGCGGTCAGGTCGCAGCTGTCTCGACCGACCAGGCGATTCTTTACGGATTTGCCCAGCAGCACGCCGCGGACAACCTGCGCGTGCTTCCCGGGCTCACCATCGGCGCGCCTCAGCTCTACGGAATCGGGCTGCCCAAGGGGCATCGTGCAGACTGCCGGAGACTGGCCACCTGGCTGAAGAGGTTCGTGGGCACCAGCGAGTGGATCGGGGACATCGTGACGTCGCTGCCCGGGTTGCCCATTGCGGACCCCGGCTGGATCAGCACCCACAAGCCGAGCGGCCCCTCGATCGACGCCCGCTCCTGCCGCGACAAGCCGAGTCCTTGA
- a CDS encoding DUF6056 family protein — translation MAVDASSVARERGQESGDERRNGGQDNSSSWRTAWPLALSLLPLGLLVMASWIGRHVRPSADEWCFLPSVRDHGISGLIGKFYFTDNGRVGNGLLVGLYAQFPVAGHQWFGLISGVLMLALLWALTVQLLRRADLEVPRGLPLLLTAVITAVFLFATPNTYKTFYWPAASVSHTVAPVLACAVAIPLLRAGGRRSRIAALAIVFTAGVFMGTLSEEASVVALVVLSCVVLFAHRVFAVRVKAFARRWSLLGMAGIAIGTVVLVTSPGSRNRREHYGADRASMFAPESLLGSLRGYGQILETILTTWQYAGAVAAGVLLGLLARGQARRPAVLLPCRPLLLTTLGAAAFLVSGYLCTVITYPVFGADVVTTERTWNDYLLLYVMLLVGVGAFIGRSLRLRGRRTGVATAAAAAVCAAAVLGLVGPLNGLGDSMEVRAEKWDRQDRNLREQAADGAKVAPYTPVSVARMLEPFSNQGRRIWPAQCVADYYHLDKVTYGRTHD, via the coding sequence ATGGCCGTCGACGCATCGAGCGTCGCACGAGAGCGGGGCCAGGAGTCCGGTGATGAGCGACGGAACGGCGGGCAGGACAACTCGTCGTCATGGCGGACTGCCTGGCCTCTGGCTCTGTCGCTGCTGCCGCTCGGTCTGCTCGTCATGGCGTCGTGGATCGGCCGGCACGTGCGCCCGAGCGCGGACGAGTGGTGCTTCCTGCCGAGCGTGCGTGACCACGGCATCTCCGGGCTGATCGGGAAGTTCTACTTCACCGACAACGGACGGGTCGGCAATGGCCTGCTGGTCGGGCTGTACGCGCAGTTCCCCGTCGCCGGGCACCAGTGGTTCGGGCTGATCAGCGGCGTGCTCATGCTGGCGCTGCTGTGGGCTCTGACCGTTCAGCTCCTGCGCAGGGCCGATCTGGAGGTGCCGCGCGGTCTCCCGCTGCTCCTGACGGCCGTGATCACCGCGGTGTTCCTCTTCGCGACCCCCAATACGTACAAGACGTTCTACTGGCCCGCGGCCTCCGTCTCGCACACAGTCGCACCGGTGCTCGCCTGCGCTGTCGCCATCCCGCTGCTGCGCGCAGGTGGCCGCCGCAGCCGTATTGCCGCCCTGGCCATCGTGTTCACGGCAGGCGTCTTCATGGGCACGCTCTCCGAAGAGGCGTCGGTCGTCGCCCTGGTGGTGCTGTCATGTGTGGTGCTGTTCGCGCACCGCGTCTTCGCCGTGCGGGTAAAGGCCTTCGCACGCCGCTGGTCGCTGCTCGGGATGGCCGGCATCGCCATCGGCACGGTCGTGCTGGTGACCTCTCCTGGGTCGCGCAATCGCCGCGAGCACTACGGTGCCGACCGTGCCTCCATGTTCGCCCCCGAGTCGCTGCTGGGCTCCCTGCGGGGATATGGGCAGATCCTCGAGACGATCCTCACCACCTGGCAGTACGCCGGAGCTGTCGCGGCCGGCGTACTGCTCGGTCTGCTGGCACGCGGCCAGGCTCGGCGGCCCGCCGTCCTGCTCCCCTGCCGCCCGCTGCTGCTCACCACTCTCGGCGCGGCCGCTTTCCTGGTCTCCGGCTACCTGTGCACCGTCATCACCTACCCCGTCTTCGGAGCAGACGTGGTGACGACAGAACGCACTTGGAACGACTACCTCCTGCTCTACGTCATGCTGCTGGTCGGCGTCGGTGCCTTCATCGGGCGCTCACTTCGGCTGCGTGGGCGCCGTACGGGGGTGGCGACCGCGGCGGCCGCGGCGGTTTGCGCCGCGGCCGTGCTGGGACTGGTCGGCCCGCTGAACGGACTCGGGGACTCGATGGAGGTACGGGCCGAGAAGTGGGACCGTCAGGACCGGAATCTGCGCGAGCAGGCGGCGGACGGCGCCAAGGTTGCGCCGTACACGCCCGTTTCGGTCGCCAGGATGCTGGAGCCCTTCAGCAACCAGGGCCGCAGGATCTGGCCGGCACAGTGTGTCGCCGACTACTACCACCTGGACAAGGTCACTTACGGTCGCACCCACGATTGA
- a CDS encoding MarR family winged helix-turn-helix transcriptional regulator — MAENAADSGTTSGGRPNRPDLAAMIVPLGRALMAAEQPILDAHGLTMWAYSVLLHLDESPIRTQAALAEAIRADKTRIIAVLDDLEARELIRRQPDPKDRRVRLLSLTASGQRLRDAVQAAIQQGEEQLLAQLPAADRAGFLKGLQALSELPRQ; from the coding sequence ATGGCCGAGAATGCAGCCGACAGTGGCACCACATCCGGGGGGCGGCCGAACCGTCCCGATCTGGCGGCGATGATCGTGCCCCTGGGCCGTGCGCTCATGGCAGCCGAGCAGCCGATCCTCGACGCGCACGGTCTGACGATGTGGGCATACTCGGTACTGCTGCACCTCGACGAGTCACCGATCCGCACTCAAGCGGCGCTGGCCGAGGCCATCCGGGCGGACAAGACCCGCATCATCGCCGTCCTCGACGACCTGGAGGCACGGGAGCTGATCCGCCGTCAGCCGGATCCTAAGGACCGACGGGTACGTCTGCTGTCACTCACCGCCTCGGGCCAACGGCTGCGGGATGCGGTACAGGCTGCGATCCAGCAAGGCGAGGAGCAACTGCTCGCCCAGCTGCCGGCCGCCGACCGCGCCGGCTTCCTGAAGGGGCTGCAGGCCCTTTCCGAGCTTCCTCGCCAGTGA